From a single Alloactinosynnema sp. L-07 genomic region:
- a CDS encoding acyl-CoA dehydrogenase family protein, translating into MINLEVPKKFQQLVDQAHQAAAEFFRPNSRKYDHAEHTYPKELDMLAALLDGLSASGGGAGAAGVRRDEGKDKGNRNGSNLQLLLGTIEMCWGDVGLLLTMPRQGLGNAAIASVANDEQLERYKGKWAAMAITEPDTGSDSGAIRTTAVLDGDHYVLNGEKIFVTSGERADCVVVWATLDRSVGKAAIKSFVVDRGTPGFELVRLEHKLGIRASDTAHFRLENVRVHKDNLLGSPDINTEQGFAGVMQTFDNTRPLVAAMAVGVARAALEETRRILSEAGVEIDYDRPANVQHAAVALFLQLESDWEAAYLLSLEAAWMADNRKPNSLQASMAKAKAGRSGSDVTLRCVELAGSVGYSENSLLEKWARDSKILDIFEGTQQIQQLIVARRLLNKSSAELK; encoded by the coding sequence ATGATCAACCTCGAAGTCCCCAAGAAGTTCCAGCAGCTCGTCGACCAGGCACACCAGGCCGCCGCCGAGTTCTTCCGCCCCAACTCCCGCAAGTACGACCACGCCGAGCACACCTACCCCAAGGAGCTCGACATGCTGGCGGCCCTGCTGGACGGCCTCTCGGCCTCCGGCGGCGGCGCGGGCGCGGCGGGTGTCCGCAGGGATGAAGGAAAAGACAAAGGGAACCGCAACGGCTCCAACCTGCAACTGCTGCTAGGCACCATCGAGATGTGCTGGGGCGACGTCGGCCTCCTGCTGACCATGCCGCGGCAAGGTCTCGGAAACGCCGCCATCGCCTCGGTCGCCAACGACGAGCAGCTGGAGCGCTACAAGGGCAAGTGGGCCGCCATGGCCATCACCGAACCCGACACGGGTTCGGACTCCGGCGCCATCCGCACCACCGCGGTGCTCGACGGCGACCACTATGTGCTCAACGGCGAGAAGATCTTCGTGACCTCGGGCGAGCGCGCGGACTGTGTCGTTGTTTGGGCCACTTTGGACCGTTCGGTGGGCAAGGCCGCCATCAAGTCCTTTGTGGTCGATCGTGGTACGCCGGGCTTCGAGCTGGTCCGCCTGGAGCACAAGCTGGGCATCCGCGCGTCGGACACCGCGCACTTCCGGCTGGAGAACGTGCGCGTCCACAAGGACAACCTGCTGGGCAGCCCGGACATCAACACCGAACAGGGCTTCGCGGGGGTCATGCAGACCTTCGACAACACCCGCCCCCTGGTCGCCGCCATGGCCGTCGGCGTCGCCCGCGCGGCCCTGGAGGAGACCCGCCGAATCCTCTCCGAGGCAGGCGTCGAGATCGACTACGACCGCCCGGCGAACGTGCAACACGCCGCGGTCGCGCTGTTCCTGCAACTGGAATCGGACTGGGAAGCCGCGTACCTGCTGTCGCTTGAGGCGGCCTGGATGGCGGACAACCGAAAGCCGAACTCGTTGCAGGCCAGCATGGCCAAGGCGAAGGCGGGCCGATCGGGCTCGGACGTCACCCTGCGGTGCGTGGAGTTGGCCGGATCGGTTGGCTACAGCGAGAATTCGCTGCTGGAGAAGTGGGCGCGCGACTCGAAGATCCTGGACATCTTCGAGGGCACCCAGCAGATCCAGCAACTCATCGTCGCCCGCCGCCTCCTGAACAAGTCGAGCGCCGAACTCAAGTGA
- a CDS encoding AMED_5909 family protein — MRVGRGRGEIDTLRKAHEALAKVRPSSSAARNEWLAFRQLSVRVYAEIADLDRGHHHEARYHANYERERIDELRNESGASQLS, encoded by the coding sequence ATGAGGGTTGGTCGGGGGCGCGGGGAAATCGACACCCTGCGCAAGGCGCATGAGGCGCTGGCGAAGGTCAGGCCATCAAGTAGCGCAGCGAGGAACGAGTGGCTTGCGTTCCGCCAGCTCAGTGTGCGCGTGTACGCCGAGATCGCTGATCTCGATCGTGGTCACCATCATGAGGCCCGCTATCACGCGAACTATGAGCGGGAGCGGATCGATGAACTGCGCAACGAAAGCGGCGCCTCCCAGCTCAGCTGA